In Synechococcus sp. RS9909, one genomic interval encodes:
- a CDS encoding NAD-dependent epimerase/dehydratase family protein: MKVLVLGGDGFCGWPCAVNLADQGHEVLIVDNLSRRKIDIDLEVESLTPITSIGERLQAWEDIGGKPMRFMHMDIAHEYQRLLDLLLEERPDSVVHFAEQRAAPYSMKSSATKRYTVDNNVNGTHNLLAAIVESGLDIHVVHLGTMGVYGYGSHRGATIPEGYLKVEVPQPDGSRFEEEILHPASPGSVYHMTKTLDQLLFLYYNKNDLVRITDLHQGIVWGTNTDATDRDPRLTNRFDYDGDYGTVLNRFLMQAAIGYPLTVHGTGGQTRAFIHIRDSVKCVQLALENPPQKGERVKIFNQMTESHQVGELAKKVAALTGAAINNLPNPRNEAVENDLIVDNRCFIELGLNPTTLDDGLLKEVVEIATRYADRCDRKRIPCVSAWTNQQAEAIRAKA; encoded by the coding sequence GTGAAAGTTCTCGTTCTCGGCGGTGACGGCTTCTGCGGCTGGCCGTGTGCTGTGAACCTGGCAGATCAGGGCCACGAGGTGCTGATCGTCGACAATCTCAGCCGTCGCAAGATCGACATCGATCTGGAGGTGGAATCCCTCACCCCGATCACCAGCATCGGCGAGCGGCTGCAGGCCTGGGAGGACATCGGTGGCAAGCCGATGCGCTTCATGCACATGGACATTGCCCATGAGTACCAACGCCTGCTCGATCTGCTCCTGGAGGAGCGCCCGGACTCGGTGGTGCACTTCGCCGAACAGCGCGCTGCGCCCTATTCGATGAAGAGCAGCGCCACCAAGCGCTACACCGTGGACAACAACGTCAACGGCACCCACAACCTGCTGGCCGCCATCGTCGAGAGCGGCCTCGACATCCACGTGGTGCACCTGGGCACCATGGGCGTGTATGGCTACGGCTCCCACCGCGGCGCCACGATCCCTGAGGGCTACCTGAAGGTGGAGGTGCCCCAGCCGGATGGCTCCCGCTTCGAGGAGGAGATCCTCCACCCGGCCAGCCCGGGCAGCGTTTATCACATGACCAAGACGCTGGATCAGCTGCTCTTCCTCTACTACAACAAAAACGATCTGGTGCGCATCACCGATCTGCACCAAGGCATCGTCTGGGGCACCAACACCGACGCCACCGACCGCGACCCGCGCCTCACCAACCGCTTCGATTACGACGGTGACTACGGCACGGTGCTCAACCGCTTCCTGATGCAGGCGGCGATCGGCTATCCGCTCACGGTGCACGGCACCGGCGGTCAGACCCGCGCCTTCATCCACATCCGTGATTCGGTGAAGTGCGTGCAGCTCGCCCTGGAGAACCCGCCACAGAAGGGGGAGCGGGTGAAGATCTTCAACCAGATGACCGAGAGCCATCAGGTGGGCGAACTGGCCAAGAAGGTGGCCGCCCTCACCGGCGCCGCCATCAACAACCTGCCCAACCCGCGCAACGAAGCGGTGGAGAACGATCTGATCGTGGACAACCGCTGCTTCATCGAGCTTGGGCTCAACCCCACCACCCTTGATGACGGCCTGCTCAAGGAAGTGGTGGAGATCGCCACGCGCTACGCCGACCGTTGCGATCGAAAGCGGATCCCCTGCGTGTCAGCCTGGACCAACCAACAAGCCGAAGCGATCCGGGCCAAAGCCTGA
- the psb34 gene encoding photosystem II assembly protein Psb34 encodes MQVTQEDGGRLNAFAKEPRMEVMDASASRSNGSRLLILGGTVLVLSLMAISAAIS; translated from the coding sequence ATGCAGGTCACTCAGGAAGACGGCGGCCGTCTCAACGCCTTCGCCAAAGAGCCCCGGATGGAGGTGATGGACGCTTCCGCCAGCCGCAGCAACGGCTCCCGGCTGCTGATTCTCGGCGGGACCGTGCTGGTGCTGAGCCTGATGGCCATCTCCGCGGCAATCAGCTGA
- a CDS encoding DEAD/DEAH box helicase, which yields MHPYDAVTYAQVRRIRPRGIWRGAAQGWDFPLAAAQSLQEQLGSRFPVRDDLARWLQWHRHPLPPLPPHRQLVALADLEVPLRDGRLPLPHQRSGARWLLARRGAVLADEMGLGKTLTALLAARAMLRAQPLALQVIAPVGLHDHWRREASGLNLDPSLLSWANLPQELPEAGTLLLVDEAHFGQSMAAQRTQALLRLARHPRLRAIWLLTGTPMKNGRPDQLFPLLAAIDHPIARDQRRFEERYCHGHWSERSGQRRWQSGGASHLEELRRLTRPLVLHRRKQQLLGLAPKQRRLHPLVLSEPEARGMDHRVDQVIDDYRRRVRAGLVRSDAEAFALLTALRQIAAEFKLPAAEQLIRDCCAESGTVVLFSTFVEPLHLLQQRLGGAVLSGRLRPSERQAVVDRFQAGGIDLLLSTYGTGGLGFTLHRARHIILLERPWTPGAVDQAEDRCHRIGMEGELISHWLQLGVADQLVDGLVASKAKQIEVLLGPRRLSLQRQPLPALLTRCLQDA from the coding sequence CATCCCTACGACGCCGTGACTTACGCGCAGGTGCGACGCATTCGGCCGAGGGGTATCTGGCGCGGTGCCGCCCAGGGTTGGGACTTTCCCCTCGCCGCAGCTCAGAGCCTGCAGGAGCAGCTGGGCTCTCGTTTTCCCGTGCGCGATGACCTGGCGCGCTGGCTGCAGTGGCATCGCCATCCCCTGCCGCCGCTGCCGCCGCACCGCCAGCTTGTGGCGCTGGCTGATCTGGAGGTGCCCTTGCGGGATGGCCGGCTGCCCCTGCCCCATCAGCGCTCCGGGGCGCGTTGGTTGCTGGCCCGGCGTGGTGCCGTGCTCGCGGATGAGATGGGCCTGGGCAAAACGCTCACCGCTCTGCTGGCAGCACGGGCCATGCTGCGCGCCCAGCCCCTTGCTTTGCAGGTGATCGCTCCGGTGGGTTTGCACGATCACTGGCGCCGGGAGGCCAGCGGTCTGAATCTGGACCCCAGTCTGCTCAGCTGGGCCAATCTGCCGCAGGAGCTGCCGGAGGCGGGCACCCTGTTGCTGGTCGACGAAGCGCATTTCGGTCAGTCCATGGCTGCGCAGCGCACCCAGGCCCTGCTGCGCCTTGCTCGCCACCCCCGCTTGCGGGCGATCTGGCTGCTCACCGGTACGCCGATGAAGAATGGGCGTCCGGATCAGCTCTTTCCTCTGCTGGCTGCGATCGACCATCCGATCGCTCGCGATCAGCGTCGTTTTGAAGAGCGCTATTGCCACGGTCACTGGAGTGAGCGGAGTGGTCAACGCCGTTGGCAGTCGGGTGGAGCCAGCCATCTGGAGGAATTACGCCGTCTCACCCGCCCCCTGGTGTTGCATCGACGCAAACAGCAGCTGCTGGGTCTTGCTCCCAAGCAACGGCGCCTGCACCCCCTCGTGCTGTCGGAGCCGGAAGCTCGCGGCATGGACCATCGCGTCGATCAGGTGATCGACGACTACCGCCGGCGGGTGCGAGCCGGTCTGGTGCGCTCCGATGCGGAAGCCTTTGCCCTGCTCACGGCCCTGCGACAGATCGCTGCCGAATTCAAGCTGCCGGCAGCCGAGCAGCTCATTCGCGACTGTTGTGCCGAATCTGGCACCGTGGTGCTGTTCAGCACGTTTGTGGAGCCGCTGCATCTGCTGCAGCAACGGCTGGGCGGTGCCGTGCTCAGCGGTCGTCTTCGGCCGAGCGAGCGCCAGGCGGTGGTGGATCGCTTCCAGGCCGGTGGCATCGACCTGTTGCTCAGCACCTACGGCACCGGAGGCCTGGGATTCACCCTGCACCGAGCCCGGCACATCATTTTGCTGGAGCGCCCCTGGACCCCTGGTGCGGTGGATCAGGCGGAAGACCGCTGCCATCGCATCGGCATGGAGGGAGAGCTGATCAGCCATTGGCTGCAGCTCGGTGTGGCCGATCAGTTGGTGGATGGATTGGTGGCCAGCAAAGCGAAGCAGATTGAGGTGCTGCTGGGCCCGCGCCGGCTGTCGTTGCAGCGTCAACCCTTGCCAGCGTTGCTGACGCGTTGCCTGCAGGACGCCTGA
- a CDS encoding glycosyltransferase family 1 protein, whose product MKIAFFTETFLPKVDGIVTRLTKTVKHLVEAGDEVLVFCPEGAPSEYMGAGVIGVPAMPLPLYPELKLALPRPAVSEAIDAFQPDLVHVVNPAVLGLGGIWLAKNKAIPLIASYHTHLPKYLEHYGMGMLEPLLWELLKAAHNQAELNLCTSTAMVKELSEKGIQHTALWQRGVDTELFRPELRSDAMRQRLLGAHDDRCALLLYVGRLSAEKQIERIRPVLEALPDTRLALVGDGPHRQQLERHFEGTATTFVGYLAGEELASAYASGDAFLFPSSTETLGLVLLEAMAAGCPVVGANRGGIPDIISDGLNGCLYEPDGADGGAASLIQATQRLLGNDLERQALRRAARTEAERWGWAGATEQLRTYYRNVLKPELAQVA is encoded by the coding sequence GTGAAGATCGCTTTTTTCACTGAAACCTTTCTGCCGAAGGTGGATGGGATCGTCACCCGTCTCACCAAGACGGTGAAACACCTGGTGGAGGCCGGCGATGAGGTGCTGGTGTTCTGCCCGGAAGGCGCTCCGAGCGAGTACATGGGCGCAGGCGTGATCGGTGTGCCGGCCATGCCGCTGCCGCTCTATCCGGAGCTCAAGCTCGCCCTGCCGCGGCCCGCTGTGTCGGAAGCGATCGACGCCTTCCAGCCGGATCTGGTGCACGTGGTGAATCCGGCGGTTCTTGGCCTCGGCGGCATCTGGCTGGCCAAAAACAAGGCGATCCCCCTGATCGCCAGCTATCACACCCATCTGCCGAAATACCTGGAGCATTACGGCATGGGCATGCTCGAGCCCCTGCTCTGGGAGTTGCTGAAGGCGGCCCACAACCAGGCGGAACTGAACCTCTGCACCTCCACCGCCATGGTGAAGGAGCTGAGCGAGAAGGGCATCCAGCACACCGCCCTCTGGCAGCGAGGCGTCGACACCGAGCTGTTCCGACCCGAGCTGCGCAGCGACGCCATGCGTCAGCGGCTGCTGGGCGCACACGACGACCGCTGCGCCCTGCTGCTCTATGTGGGCCGGTTGTCTGCCGAAAAACAGATCGAGCGGATCCGTCCGGTGCTGGAAGCCCTGCCCGATACTCGCCTCGCCCTGGTGGGGGACGGACCGCACCGCCAGCAACTCGAGCGCCATTTCGAAGGCACCGCCACCACCTTCGTGGGTTATCTCGCTGGCGAAGAGCTGGCCAGTGCCTACGCCAGCGGCGATGCCTTCCTCTTCCCCTCCAGCACTGAAACCCTCGGGCTGGTGCTGCTGGAGGCGATGGCTGCGGGGTGTCCGGTGGTGGGCGCCAACCGCGGTGGCATCCCCGACATCATCAGCGATGGCCTCAACGGCTGCCTCTACGAGCCGGATGGGGCCGATGGAGGCGCCGCAAGCCTGATCCAGGCCACGCAACGACTGCTGGGCAACGATCTCGAACGGCAGGCCCTGCGCCGGGCGGCCCGGACGGAAGCGGAGCGCTGGGGTTGGGCCGGGGCCACGGAACAGCTGCGCACCTACTACCGCAACGTGCTGAAGCCGGAGCTGGCCCAGGTCGCCTGA
- the mrdA gene encoding penicillin-binding protein 2 encodes MTRTISSRDGHRHSGMGQQPLVLLGLVLVFCGAMLTRLTWLQVLEGAHYKQLADENRIRLVPRSPIRGRLLDRHGKVLASSKLTYSLYLEPRLVDDTSWPDLRDRLARLLNLSAQDLDARRGRGIDRDGYRITLATDLKPEQVLRFREQALGLKGAQVDMDILRYYPHGSLASHALGYTQPITEEEYEQLAEKGYKIRDRIGRTGVEAAYESQLRGQWGGQMLEVNAMGEVQRNLGDRPSVAGKDLTLTLDLDLQKVAEQALADKPGGAIVAMDPRTGAVLALASKPNFDPNFFSKLVTTQKEYDALFSNPVKPLLSRAMNPYDPGSTWKVVTAMAGMESGKFPADTKLNTTACITYGGHCFPDHNGAGFGRIGYADALRFSSNTFFYQVGVGSGSRALKKAATQLGFGRKSGIEIGWEESVGLVGDEDWAAAGRGWAQPGTTPWIPEDMASASIGQSVVQVTPLQLARAYSVFANGGWLVTPHLADQGLDWTAPSRRTKVAMKPSTLAKIREGLRKVVSDGTGYGLNGPGIPPAGGKTGTAEDSTGGPDHAWFATYAPYPEGEIVIVAFAQNTPGGGSVHALPMAKKVMEVWNRKRAK; translated from the coding sequence ATGACACGCACCATCAGCAGCCGGGATGGCCATCGCCACAGCGGCATGGGTCAGCAGCCTCTGGTGCTGTTGGGGCTGGTGCTGGTGTTCTGCGGCGCCATGCTGACGCGACTCACCTGGTTGCAGGTGCTTGAGGGTGCCCATTACAAGCAGCTGGCCGACGAGAATCGCATCCGCTTGGTGCCCCGTTCCCCGATTCGGGGCCGTCTGCTCGATCGCCATGGCAAGGTGCTGGCGTCGAGCAAGCTCACCTATTCGCTGTATCTCGAACCGCGTCTGGTGGATGACACCAGCTGGCCGGACCTGCGTGATCGCCTCGCCAGGCTGCTCAACCTCTCCGCCCAGGATCTCGACGCCCGCCGCGGTCGCGGTATCGATCGTGATGGCTATCGGATCACCCTGGCCACCGACCTGAAACCCGAGCAGGTGCTGCGTTTCCGGGAACAGGCCCTCGGGCTCAAGGGTGCCCAGGTGGATATGGACATCCTCCGCTACTACCCCCACGGATCACTGGCCTCTCACGCCCTCGGTTACACCCAGCCGATCACGGAAGAGGAATACGAGCAGCTGGCTGAGAAGGGCTACAAAATTCGTGACCGCATCGGCCGCACCGGTGTGGAGGCTGCATACGAAAGCCAGCTCCGTGGCCAGTGGGGTGGGCAGATGCTCGAGGTCAATGCGATGGGCGAGGTGCAGCGCAACCTTGGCGATCGGCCGTCGGTGGCGGGCAAAGACCTCACCCTCACCCTCGATCTCGATCTGCAGAAGGTGGCGGAACAGGCGTTGGCGGATAAACCCGGCGGCGCGATCGTGGCCATGGATCCCCGCACCGGTGCGGTGCTTGCTCTGGCGAGCAAGCCGAATTTCGACCCCAATTTCTTCTCGAAACTGGTCACCACCCAGAAGGAATACGACGCCCTGTTCTCCAATCCGGTCAAGCCGCTGTTGAGCCGGGCGATGAATCCCTATGACCCCGGCAGCACCTGGAAAGTCGTGACGGCGATGGCCGGCATGGAATCGGGCAAATTTCCGGCCGACACCAAGCTCAACACCACGGCCTGCATCACCTATGGCGGCCACTGCTTTCCGGATCACAACGGTGCCGGTTTCGGTCGGATCGGCTATGCCGATGCCCTGCGCTTTTCCAGCAACACATTCTTTTATCAGGTGGGTGTGGGCTCCGGCTCCAGGGCGCTGAAGAAGGCCGCCACCCAACTTGGTTTTGGCAGAAAGAGTGGCATCGAGATCGGCTGGGAGGAGAGTGTGGGCCTGGTGGGCGATGAAGACTGGGCTGCGGCCGGTCGTGGCTGGGCTCAGCCGGGCACCACCCCCTGGATTCCGGAAGACATGGCCAGCGCCTCCATCGGTCAGTCGGTGGTGCAGGTCACGCCGCTGCAGCTGGCGCGCGCCTATTCCGTGTTTGCCAATGGCGGTTGGTTGGTGACGCCCCATCTCGCCGATCAGGGACTCGACTGGACCGCTCCCTCCCGGCGCACCAAAGTGGCCATGAAACCTTCCACCCTCGCCAAGATCCGGGAGGGCCTGCGCAAGGTGGTTTCCGATGGCACCGGCTATGGCCTCAATGGACCGGGGATTCCCCCGGCGGGTGGGAAAACCGGCACGGCGGAAGACAGCACCGGTGGGCCTGACCATGCCTGGTTCGCCACCTATGCCCCTTACCCTGAAGGCGAGATCGTGATCGTGGCGTTCGCCCAGAACACCCCCGGCGGCGGCTCGGTGCATGCTCTGCCGATGGCCAAGAAGGTGATGGAGGTGTGGAACCGCAAGCGGGCGAAGTAA
- a CDS encoding AbrB family transcriptional regulator, which yields MPVPATPLVYLLAGATLGLLALRTGIPAAPLAGALLGAGLVSMSGRLPVAEWPHGTRTALEIGIGTVIGTGLTRDALHQLQQLWRPAVLITLTLVMTGLVVGLWTSRLLGVDPVVALLGAAPGGISGMSLVGAEFGVGAAVAALHAVRLITVLLVLPLVVKLLTPLGIGES from the coding sequence ATGCCTGTTCCGGCAACGCCTCTGGTGTATCTGCTGGCTGGAGCAACCCTGGGCCTGCTGGCCCTGCGCACCGGCATTCCCGCCGCTCCCCTCGCCGGTGCTCTGCTCGGCGCCGGACTGGTCAGCATGAGCGGACGCCTGCCAGTGGCCGAATGGCCTCACGGCACGCGCACAGCCCTGGAGATCGGCATCGGCACGGTGATCGGCACAGGCCTGACCCGGGACGCCCTGCATCAGCTGCAACAGCTCTGGCGGCCCGCGGTGCTGATCACGCTCACCCTGGTGATGACCGGCCTCGTGGTGGGACTCTGGACCAGTCGCCTGCTCGGGGTTGATCCCGTGGTCGCCCTGCTCGGCGCCGCTCCCGGCGGCATCAGCGGCATGAGTTTGGTGGGCGCTGAATTCGGGGTCGGAGCCGCCGTGGCCGCGCTCCATGCCGTGCGTCTGATCACCGTGCTGTTGGTGCTGCCGTTGGTGGTGAAACTGCTCACCCCCCTCGGGATCGGCGAGTCCTGA
- the cbiD gene encoding cobalt-precorrin-5B (C(1))-methyltransferase CbiD codes for MPEAPCTDPSGLTLPVWVAAAARAALQCLLGMPVDERQVLTLPDRSEPLHVPVQSVAPFAQGEQALAISRCDPGPGLDLTRGLEIWVRLCWRQPAPIEAEGDDWLELVAGEGVGRMEANQRLCISSFARQLLQRNLRPLLPPGRALRLEVILPAGRALAERTSNAAFGVVDGLALIGTQAEVQASASPDQLQATLEQLTQLTRAAAFEGGLVVVIGENGLDLARSSGLAERVPVLKVGNWIGPVLVAAAEADVQELLLLGYHGKLIKLAGGIFHTHHHLADGRLEVLVALAVREGWATERLQPLLQLPSLEAALLALSECDPEAAGALWQAIAAAVEQRSRTYLERYGRWPLRIGAALFDRSRCLRWAGPEGLRLLNRWGGGVQSPI; via the coding sequence ATGCCCGAGGCCCCCTGCACGGATCCGTCTGGCCTGACCCTGCCGGTGTGGGTGGCGGCAGCGGCGCGGGCGGCTCTCCAGTGCCTGCTGGGGATGCCGGTCGACGAGAGGCAGGTGTTGACACTGCCCGATCGCAGCGAGCCCCTGCACGTGCCGGTGCAGTCGGTCGCTCCCTTCGCCCAGGGTGAGCAGGCTCTGGCGATCAGCCGGTGTGATCCCGGCCCGGGGCTTGACCTGACCCGGGGGCTGGAGATCTGGGTGCGGCTCTGCTGGCGGCAGCCGGCGCCGATCGAAGCGGAGGGCGACGACTGGCTGGAGCTGGTGGCCGGGGAAGGGGTGGGGCGGATGGAGGCCAATCAGCGGCTCTGCATTTCTTCCTTCGCCCGCCAGTTGTTGCAACGGAATCTGCGGCCGTTGTTGCCTCCGGGCCGCGCCCTCAGGCTCGAGGTGATCCTGCCGGCCGGCCGGGCGCTGGCGGAGCGCACCAGCAATGCCGCCTTCGGGGTGGTGGATGGACTGGCCCTGATCGGGACCCAGGCCGAGGTGCAGGCCAGCGCCTCGCCCGACCAGCTCCAGGCGACGCTCGAGCAGCTGACGCAACTCACCCGGGCTGCCGCTTTTGAGGGCGGCCTGGTGGTGGTGATCGGTGAAAACGGCCTCGATCTCGCCCGCAGCAGCGGTCTGGCGGAACGGGTGCCCGTGCTCAAGGTGGGCAACTGGATCGGTCCGGTGTTGGTGGCGGCGGCGGAAGCGGACGTTCAGGAGCTGTTACTGCTGGGCTATCACGGCAAATTGATCAAACTGGCCGGTGGGATCTTCCACACCCATCACCACCTGGCCGATGGCCGCCTTGAGGTGTTGGTGGCCCTGGCGGTGCGTGAGGGCTGGGCCACGGAACGCCTGCAGCCCCTGCTCCAGCTGCCATCGCTGGAGGCGGCTCTCCTGGCCTTGTCGGAGTGCGACCCTGAGGCGGCAGGCGCTTTGTGGCAGGCGATCGCGGCCGCTGTGGAGCAGCGCAGCCGCACCTACCTGGAGCGTTACGGTCGTTGGCCGCTCCGCATCGGCGCCGCCCTTTTCGATCGTTCCCGTTGCCTGCGCTGGGCCGGGCCTGAGGGCCTGCGCCTGCTGAACCGCTGGGGTGGTGGCGTGCAGAGCCCGATCTGA
- a CDS encoding DUF6554 family protein: MVRIRHRLAVALSLAGLTGAGLVGIRAQANQASTDPTAAKGAQIYCFMRSNGNSHSVSWEASYAVIKRQGNSLFKTSPEHASVMITEAVVNSPGNYPDCGRYLGDLFGASSGSGQLPENQPKTSSYGSNSSSSYGEQRYSY; the protein is encoded by the coding sequence ATGGTCAGGATCCGTCACCGTCTTGCTGTTGCCCTCTCCCTGGCCGGACTGACCGGCGCAGGGCTGGTGGGGATCCGTGCCCAGGCGAATCAGGCCAGCACGGATCCGACCGCTGCCAAAGGCGCGCAGATCTACTGCTTCATGCGCAGCAACGGCAACAGCCACAGCGTCAGCTGGGAGGCCTCCTATGCCGTGATCAAACGGCAAGGCAACAGTCTGTTCAAAACGTCGCCGGAGCATGCCTCAGTGATGATCACGGAAGCGGTGGTCAATTCACCCGGCAACTATCCCGATTGCGGCCGCTACCTCGGCGATCTGTTCGGGGCCTCCAGCGGCTCCGGTCAACTGCCTGAAAACCAGCCCAAAACCTCCAGCTACGGATCCAACTCCTCTTCTTCCTACGGTGAACAGCGCTACAGCTACTGA
- the guaA gene encoding glutamine-hydrolyzing GMP synthase gives MSSIQSDGQRKPAIVILDFGSQYSELIARRVRETEVYSVVLGYSTSAEELRELAPKGIILSGGPSSVYAEGAPLCDPALWSLGIPVLGVCYGMQLMVQQLGGRVEAATGKAEYGKAPLVVDDPTDLLTNVDDGSTMWMSHGDSVEALPPGFVGLAHTANTPMAAVADHQRQLYGVQFHPEVVHSTCGMALIRNFVYHICGCDPDWTTAAFIDEAVRLVREQVGEKRVLLALSGGVDSSTLAFLLKKAIGDQLTCMFIDQGFMRKGEPEFLMDFFDRKFNIHVEYIHARKRFLDKLAGITDPEEKRKIIGTEFIRVFEEESKRLGPFDYLAQGTLYPDVIESAGTNIDPKTGERVAVKIKSHHNVGGLPKDLQFKLVEPLRKLFKDEVRKVGRSLGLPEEIVRRHPFPGPGLAIRILGEVTDEKLDCLRDADLIVREEIKEAGLYHEIWQAFAVLLPVRSVGVMGDKRTYAWPIVLRCVSSEDGMTADWSRLPPELLERISNRIVNEVKGVNRVVLDITSKPPGTIEWE, from the coding sequence ATGTCCTCAATCCAGTCCGATGGCCAGCGCAAGCCGGCCATCGTCATTCTTGATTTCGGTTCCCAATACTCCGAGCTGATCGCCCGGCGCGTGCGTGAAACCGAGGTGTATTCGGTGGTGTTGGGCTACAGCACCTCCGCCGAAGAGCTTCGCGAGCTGGCGCCGAAGGGAATCATTCTCAGTGGTGGCCCCAGTTCGGTGTATGCAGAGGGGGCTCCCCTTTGTGATCCGGCACTCTGGAGCCTGGGGATCCCGGTGCTCGGCGTCTGCTACGGCATGCAGCTGATGGTGCAGCAGCTAGGGGGGCGCGTGGAGGCGGCCACCGGCAAGGCGGAATACGGCAAGGCTCCTCTGGTGGTGGATGACCCCACCGACCTGCTCACGAATGTGGATGACGGCTCGACGATGTGGATGAGCCACGGCGATTCCGTTGAGGCGTTGCCGCCAGGATTCGTGGGCCTCGCCCACACGGCCAACACGCCGATGGCGGCCGTGGCCGACCATCAACGCCAGCTTTACGGCGTGCAGTTTCACCCCGAGGTGGTGCATTCCACCTGCGGGATGGCCCTGATCCGCAATTTTGTGTATCACATCTGCGGTTGTGATCCCGACTGGACCACGGCGGCCTTCATTGACGAGGCGGTGCGGCTGGTGCGGGAGCAGGTGGGTGAGAAGCGGGTGCTGCTGGCCCTGTCGGGTGGTGTGGATTCCTCCACGTTGGCCTTTCTGCTCAAGAAGGCCATCGGCGATCAACTCACCTGCATGTTCATCGATCAGGGATTCATGCGGAAGGGGGAGCCTGAGTTCCTCATGGATTTCTTCGATCGCAAGTTCAACATTCATGTGGAGTACATCCACGCGCGTAAGCGCTTCCTCGACAAACTCGCCGGCATCACCGATCCCGAAGAGAAGCGCAAGATCATCGGCACGGAGTTCATCCGGGTGTTCGAGGAGGAGAGCAAGCGCCTCGGCCCCTTCGATTACCTCGCCCAGGGCACCCTGTATCCGGATGTGATCGAGAGTGCCGGCACCAACATTGATCCCAAGACCGGCGAACGGGTGGCCGTGAAGATCAAGAGCCACCACAACGTGGGCGGCTTGCCGAAGGATCTGCAGTTCAAGTTGGTGGAGCCGCTGCGCAAGCTGTTCAAAGATGAGGTGCGCAAGGTGGGCCGCAGCCTCGGTCTGCCCGAGGAGATCGTGCGCCGCCATCCCTTCCCCGGACCGGGCCTGGCCATCCGCATCCTCGGTGAGGTCACCGATGAGAAGCTCGACTGCCTGCGCGATGCCGATCTGATCGTGCGCGAGGAGATCAAGGAGGCTGGCTTGTATCACGAGATCTGGCAGGCCTTTGCCGTCTTGCTGCCCGTCCGCTCCGTGGGTGTGATGGGCGACAAGCGCACCTATGCCTGGCCGATCGTGTTGCGCTGCGTGTCGAGCGAAGACGGCATGACCGCGGATTGGTCGCGCCTGCCACCGGAGTTGCTGGAGCGGATCTCCAACCGGATCGTCAATGAGGTGAAGGGGGTGAACCGGGTGGTGCTCGACATCACCAGCAAGCCACCGGGCACGATCGAGTGGGAGTAG
- a CDS encoding alanine--glyoxylate aminotransferase family protein: MQDKLTLMIPGPTPVPETVLKAMGRHPIGHRSGEFQAVVQRTTEQLRWLHQTSGDVLVITGSGTAAMEAGIINTLSRGDRVLCGDNGKFGERWVKVARAYGLNVEVIKAEWGQPLDPEAFRKALEADTQKEIRAVILTHSETSTGVINDLEAISAHVKAHGTALTIADCVTSLGASNVPMDAWGLDVVASGSQKGYMMPPGLSFVAMSERAWQAYERSDLPKFYLDLGPYRKTAAKHSNPFTPAVNLYFALEAALEMMQAEGLEAIFARHARHRAAAQAGMKAIGLRLYAAEGHGSPAITAVAPEGLDAEQLRKAVKDRFDILLAGGQDHLKGQVFRIGHLGFVCDRDVLTAVSAIEATLHALGLHKGSMGAGVAAAAEALQG; this comes from the coding sequence GTGCAGGACAAGCTCACCCTGATGATCCCCGGGCCGACCCCGGTGCCCGAGACGGTGCTCAAGGCGATGGGCCGGCATCCGATCGGACACCGCAGCGGTGAGTTCCAGGCCGTGGTGCAACGCACCACTGAACAGTTGCGTTGGTTGCATCAGACCAGCGGCGATGTGCTCGTGATCACGGGCAGCGGCACCGCAGCGATGGAAGCGGGAATCATCAACACCCTCAGCCGCGGTGATCGGGTGCTCTGTGGTGACAACGGCAAGTTCGGGGAACGCTGGGTGAAAGTGGCCCGCGCCTACGGGCTCAACGTGGAGGTGATCAAGGCCGAGTGGGGGCAGCCCCTCGATCCGGAGGCCTTCCGCAAAGCCCTGGAAGCAGACACGCAGAAAGAGATCCGCGCTGTGATCCTCACCCATTCGGAAACGTCCACCGGGGTGATCAACGACCTGGAAGCCATCAGCGCCCACGTGAAAGCCCACGGCACGGCACTCACCATCGCCGACTGTGTCACCAGCCTGGGGGCCAGCAACGTGCCGATGGATGCCTGGGGCCTGGATGTGGTGGCCTCTGGCTCCCAGAAGGGCTACATGATGCCGCCGGGGTTGAGCTTTGTGGCCATGAGCGAGCGGGCCTGGCAGGCCTACGAGCGCTCCGATCTGCCCAAGTTCTATCTCGATCTGGGTCCGTATCGGAAAACGGCGGCGAAACACAGCAACCCATTCACACCGGCGGTCAACCTCTATTTCGCCCTGGAAGCGGCCCTGGAGATGATGCAGGCTGAAGGCCTGGAGGCGATCTTCGCCCGTCATGCCCGCCACCGGGCCGCCGCCCAGGCCGGCATGAAAGCGATCGGCCTGCGCCTTTACGCCGCGGAAGGTCATGGCAGCCCGGCGATCACGGCCGTGGCCCCCGAAGGCCTCGACGCCGAGCAATTGCGCAAGGCCGTGAAAGATCGCTTCGACATCCTCCTGGCCGGTGGCCAGGACCATCTCAAGGGCCAGGTGTTCCGGATCGGCCACCTCGGCTTCGTCTGTGATCGCGATGTGCTCACCGCCGTGTCGGCGATCGAGGCCACACTCCATGCGCTGGGTCTACACAAGGGCAGCATGGGGGCCGGCGTTGCCGCGGCAGCGGAAGCGCTGCAAGGCTGA